One region of Phaeocystidibacter marisrubri genomic DNA includes:
- a CDS encoding NHL repeat-containing protein: MMKALSYIGTLALFMGLSSCEGYFGEKTDLDFIEIPEYSTRDIAYVPIQPAFTNFGKPVSMVVGFDELLYVADEMSSEIVCLNESGVEQGRFYIPGLKFVTMDREFDLLAIGTKDTIVNGVPYSLSAIYRIDQLSPNGYGLDHARIQNTIVHPFYFKNSFSSTDAQVTFNGIAVLADNNNPTRNNQYYVTRQGPSANNANQGPDDAVILFTNDDVYASPISVQTSSGLYNDYFEDPFDISTLAKAPQISANTSPDFFFTSRDPNNLLKVQRIAFVESEFGAEYSPVIYGSDPLSSGYLNEPGKFTEPMGVTVAGDESRYIFVSDAGSDSIYQFTANGLEGVPPPAASGETNYAIASFGGSGVALNQFNEPRGLAYFNDILYVCDAGNGRVLRFKLTLDFE; encoded by the coding sequence ATGATGAAGGCTTTATCCTATATCGGCACACTTGCCCTCTTCATGGGCCTTAGCTCTTGTGAAGGATATTTCGGCGAAAAAACGGATCTCGATTTTATTGAGATTCCAGAATACAGCACGCGCGACATTGCCTACGTTCCTATCCAACCGGCCTTCACCAACTTTGGTAAGCCCGTTAGTATGGTCGTGGGCTTTGATGAACTTCTATACGTGGCAGATGAGATGTCGAGCGAAATTGTATGCCTTAATGAATCTGGTGTAGAGCAAGGGCGATTCTATATTCCTGGCTTGAAATTCGTAACCATGGATCGCGAATTTGACCTCTTGGCCATCGGAACAAAAGACACGATTGTAAACGGCGTTCCCTACAGCCTTTCTGCCATTTACCGAATTGACCAACTGAGTCCAAACGGTTACGGTTTGGATCACGCCAGAATCCAAAACACTATTGTTCATCCCTTCTACTTTAAGAACAGTTTCTCTAGTACGGATGCGCAAGTAACCTTTAACGGTATTGCTGTATTGGCGGATAATAACAACCCGACGAGAAACAACCAGTACTATGTAACTCGTCAAGGTCCAAGCGCAAACAACGCCAATCAAGGTCCGGATGATGCTGTGATTCTTTTCACGAATGACGATGTGTATGCCTCCCCTATTTCCGTTCAAACCTCTTCGGGATTATACAACGACTACTTTGAGGATCCGTTTGACATTTCCACTTTGGCAAAGGCTCCCCAGATCAGCGCAAACACGAGTCCTGATTTTTTCTTCACTTCTCGCGACCCGAACAATCTGCTCAAAGTTCAGCGAATTGCCTTTGTTGAATCTGAATTTGGCGCAGAGTACAGTCCTGTGATTTACGGATCTGATCCTCTTTCATCGGGTTATTTAAACGAGCCTGGTAAATTTACAGAGCCTATGGGGGTTACTGTTGCTGGAGATGAATCGCGATACATCTTTGTGAGCGACGCTGGATCTGATTCAATTTATCAGTTTACGGCGAACGGTCTAGAAGGCGTTCCTCCACCTGCCGCATCCGGCGAAACCAATTACGCCATTGCGAGTTTTGGAGGTAGTGGTGTTGCTTTGAACCAGTTCAACGAACCTAGAGGTTTGGCCTACTTCAATGACATCCTCTATGTCTGCGATGCGGGTAATGGCAGAGTTCTCCGATTTAAACTTACATTGGACTTTGAATAG
- a CDS encoding PorV/PorQ family protein: MKKLIYLSALALISTGMKGQLLPTFGGERAGLSALSFLKNDMSPRSQAMGGASVALDGDAYAAYQNPAAMTDLGTTGISMSHYFIGGGIHQSWLSGIKTLEGGESAFGLSFNMLNSGAIEERTEFQPGGTGNMIYANNMAIGLSYARMLSTQFELGVTLKYIFEQLGPYYNHTGAVDLGFLYHTDWKELQFAVLVQNFGGNSSLSGTYISSGYNRVQSGQLEDNTLPNVFSLGVSMVPYETKEHRLLTSVQLNHPNDNAENYRLGAEYQWRKLLAVRAGYKINVAGQSWPTFGFGVRYAMGGHPVYVDYSVNPTNNFGFQQNVGIRIELNKDL, translated from the coding sequence ATGAAGAAGTTAATCTACCTATCCGCACTCGCCTTGATTTCCACAGGAATGAAAGGACAACTTCTTCCCACTTTTGGTGGCGAACGCGCTGGTTTGTCGGCCTTGAGCTTCTTGAAAAACGACATGAGTCCGCGTTCTCAAGCCATGGGTGGTGCATCTGTTGCTCTTGATGGCGATGCCTATGCTGCTTATCAAAACCCCGCAGCAATGACAGATTTGGGAACCACCGGAATCAGCATGAGCCACTATTTCATTGGAGGGGGTATTCATCAAAGCTGGCTTTCGGGCATCAAAACGCTTGAAGGAGGCGAAAGTGCCTTTGGATTGAGTTTCAATATGCTGAATAGCGGTGCCATTGAAGAGCGTACCGAATTCCAACCGGGAGGTACTGGCAACATGATTTACGCCAATAACATGGCCATCGGATTGAGCTATGCTCGAATGTTGAGCACGCAGTTTGAGTTGGGAGTTACATTGAAGTACATCTTTGAGCAACTAGGGCCATACTACAACCACACAGGGGCTGTTGACTTGGGCTTCCTATACCACACCGATTGGAAAGAACTCCAATTTGCCGTGTTGGTTCAGAACTTTGGCGGCAACTCCAGCTTGTCAGGTACCTACATTTCTTCGGGTTACAATCGCGTTCAAAGTGGTCAACTTGAAGACAACACCCTTCCCAACGTGTTTAGCCTTGGGGTTTCCATGGTGCCGTACGAAACCAAAGAACACCGTTTGTTGACATCCGTTCAACTCAACCACCCGAATGACAATGCGGAAAACTACCGCTTGGGTGCAGAGTATCAGTGGAGAAAACTCTTAGCCGTTCGAGCGGGATATAAAATCAATGTAGCAGGACAAAGCTGGCCTACTTTCGGTTTCGGCGTTCGCTACGCAATGGGTGGACACCCTGTATATGTAGATTACAGCGTAAACCCTACCAACAATTTTGGATTCCAGCAAAACGTCGGAATTCGCATCGAATTGAACAAAGACCTCTGA
- the porG gene encoding type IX secretion system protein PorG codes for MRKLALYVLITLGLTAQAQRHNGSNELGLFIGGTNFIGDVGNYGIHIPKGGVIGVNYRHQFDMHYSIRGMFNFGSIANEDASSTMEARQFRNLSFKSNLYEGGIIGEVNFLEYRPGSRKYSHTPYIFAGFALTWFNPRAEYEGEWYDLQPLGTEGQRTSANPSNYYPLATWSIPFGMGYRWNVGDSWSMAIECGFRRTFTDYMDDVSGTYVNPDIIRAEHGDIAAALSNRTDRPYELIDYARGNDQTDDWYVFTGVHLYFELTPFVEKCANFLTR; via the coding sequence ATGCGTAAACTAGCGCTATACGTATTGATTACACTTGGGCTTACTGCTCAAGCTCAACGCCACAATGGTTCCAATGAATTGGGACTCTTTATTGGTGGGACAAACTTTATCGGTGATGTGGGTAATTATGGCATTCACATTCCGAAAGGAGGAGTAATTGGCGTAAACTATCGACACCAGTTTGATATGCACTATTCCATTCGAGGCATGTTCAATTTTGGCTCCATTGCCAACGAAGATGCATCGAGTACAATGGAAGCACGTCAATTCAGGAATCTCAGCTTTAAGTCGAACCTCTACGAAGGAGGAATAATTGGAGAAGTGAACTTCTTGGAATACCGTCCGGGTAGCCGTAAATACAGTCACACTCCTTACATCTTCGCCGGATTCGCACTCACTTGGTTTAACCCTCGCGCAGAATACGAAGGTGAATGGTACGATCTTCAACCCTTGGGAACCGAAGGTCAACGTACAAGTGCCAACCCATCCAACTACTACCCGCTTGCCACCTGGTCAATTCCTTTTGGAATGGGCTACCGCTGGAATGTTGGCGACAGTTGGTCGATGGCCATTGAATGTGGCTTCCGCAGAACTTTCACGGACTACATGGACGACGTTAGTGGAACCTATGTAAATCCGGACATCATTCGAGCTGAACACGGCGATATAGCCGCAGCTCTCAGTAACCGAACCGACCGTCCTTACGAACTGATCGACTACGCACGTGGCAATGATCAAACCGACGACTGGTACGTTTTCACAGGCGTTCACCTCTATTTCGAGCTCACACCGTTTGTGGAAAAATGTGCAAATTTTTTAACTAGATGA
- a CDS encoding gliding motility-associated C-terminal domain-containing protein: MKSIRTYIFGLFALVAMLWSADVQGQTQPGTNYDGCAIFAANAFTPNGDGVNDLFSVVVSENCAPVSYHLRVYDRWGRLVYESIDASEAFDGYYDGQKLKEGVYLWRLTARYEVPSQTRIVSIDERGSVVLIR; this comes from the coding sequence ATGAAATCTATTAGAACGTACATATTCGGATTATTTGCACTCGTAGCCATGCTCTGGTCGGCTGATGTTCAGGGTCAAACACAACCTGGAACCAATTACGACGGCTGTGCTATTTTTGCTGCAAATGCCTTCACTCCAAACGGAGATGGAGTGAACGATTTGTTCTCTGTAGTCGTTTCCGAAAACTGCGCTCCTGTTTCTTACCACCTCCGTGTGTACGACAGATGGGGACGTTTAGTGTATGAATCGATTGATGCATCTGAAGCATTTGACGGATACTACGATGGTCAGAAACTCAAAGAGGGTGTTTACCTCTGGAGATTGACGGCTCGCTACGAAGTGCCATCACAAACTCGTATTGTGAGCATTGACGAACGCGGAAGTGTAGTATTGATTCGTTGA
- a CDS encoding DUF2141 domain-containing protein yields MKALPLLLLTCLLSLSAAAQHSLTVTFSGLESRKGDVLFSLRDENGEPVKEIIVPIPNSGVVKYTVSNLPSGTYTAACFHDENQNKELDKGMFGIPTEIYGFSNNARGTMGPPDLEDQRFTIAGDVTMDIRLE; encoded by the coding sequence ATGAAAGCTCTTCCACTCCTTCTTCTAACTTGTCTTCTATCGTTGAGCGCTGCCGCTCAGCACAGTCTGACTGTCACTTTTAGTGGGCTTGAATCTCGCAAAGGTGATGTGCTCTTTTCGCTGAGAGATGAAAATGGCGAACCCGTGAAGGAAATCATAGTTCCTATTCCGAATTCAGGCGTTGTAAAATACACCGTTTCCAATCTTCCTAGCGGGACATACACCGCAGCTTGTTTTCACGACGAAAATCAAAACAAGGAATTGGACAAAGGCATGTTTGGTATCCCCACTGAAATTTACGGTTTCTCCAACAATGCCAGAGGAACAATGGGTCCACCAGATCTAGAAGATCAGCGGTTTACAATCGCGGGAGATGTCACTATGGACATCCGATTGGAATAA
- a CDS encoding alpha/beta fold hydrolase — translation MKLFSRIIGEGPDVLILHGLFGMNDNWNSLGKQWAEDCGMRMHLLDLRNHGQSPHSPEHTYKAMSADVVEYLDDHSIDSAIVIGHSMGGKVAMRMAVDHPQRVARLCVVDIAPKGYPVHHQEIVDAMRTLNFDEISSRKDADDTLALSMPNLMMRQFLLKSLHWESEDRLAWRFNLDAIEANLEMVGEAMEESAMYEGTTLFIRGAKSGYIKDEDEALLKAHFPKSTLYTVEGAGHWVHAEKPKEMYRVICEFLS, via the coding sequence ATGAAGTTATTCTCAAGAATTATTGGTGAAGGTCCAGATGTACTCATCTTACACGGCCTTTTTGGAATGAATGATAACTGGAACTCATTGGGTAAACAGTGGGCCGAAGATTGCGGAATGCGTATGCACTTGTTGGATTTGCGCAACCATGGTCAGTCGCCTCATTCACCCGAACACACCTATAAGGCAATGTCTGCAGACGTGGTTGAGTATCTGGACGATCATTCGATAGATTCCGCCATCGTGATTGGTCATTCTATGGGAGGCAAGGTCGCTATGCGAATGGCAGTTGACCACCCGCAAAGAGTAGCTCGCTTGTGCGTTGTAGATATTGCCCCGAAGGGATATCCGGTGCATCATCAAGAAATTGTGGATGCTATGCGGACCCTGAATTTTGATGAGATTTCGAGTAGGAAGGATGCGGATGATACCCTGGCACTCTCCATGCCAAATCTGATGATGCGTCAGTTCTTGTTGAAGAGTTTGCATTGGGAGAGTGAAGATCGATTGGCATGGCGCTTTAATTTGGATGCCATTGAAGCCAACTTAGAAATGGTGGGCGAAGCGATGGAGGAAAGTGCGATGTACGAGGGAACTACGCTCTTTATTCGAGGGGCTAAAAGTGGATACATCAAAGACGAGGACGAAGCACTTTTGAAAGCGCATTTTCCAAAAAGTACACTGTATACGGTTGAGGGAGCTGGGCACTGGGTTCATGCGGAGAAGCCCAAAGAAATGTACCGCGTGATTTGCGAGTTCCTGTCGTAA
- a CDS encoding NAD kinase, with product MKIAVYGKLISPEARPYIEKLYHMLKAEGVELIFYAPFHQHLVDHCDIEIDYPTYSSSIELIASQSDVMLSIGGDGTILDAATLVRNSGIPILGVNTGRLGFLADVAREEVNKAAKALLKGKYTVQNRNLISVSTSSPDIIPDPNFALNEIAVSRKDTTSMITVHTWINDEYLNSYWADGLIIATPTGSTGYSLSCGGPIIMPGSENFVITPIAPHNLTVRPFVIPNHYKIRLKVETREDRFLTSVDSRIYACDSEVEIFLERADFKIGTIQTEVQNFPSTLRNKLLWGLDRRN from the coding sequence ATGAAAATCGCTGTATACGGCAAATTAATTAGCCCCGAGGCTCGACCTTACATCGAGAAACTCTACCACATGCTCAAGGCCGAAGGAGTAGAACTCATCTTCTACGCTCCTTTCCATCAGCACTTAGTAGATCATTGTGATATTGAAATTGACTACCCCACCTATAGCAGTAGCATCGAATTGATTGCAAGTCAGTCTGACGTCATGCTTTCCATTGGTGGCGACGGTACAATTCTCGATGCGGCCACCTTGGTGCGCAACAGCGGCATTCCCATCTTAGGAGTCAACACGGGCCGACTTGGATTCTTGGCTGATGTGGCTAGAGAAGAAGTCAACAAAGCCGCCAAGGCACTTCTCAAGGGCAAGTACACCGTACAGAACAGGAATTTGATTTCCGTGAGCACCAGTTCACCCGATATCATTCCCGATCCGAATTTTGCATTGAATGAGATTGCCGTGAGCCGAAAGGACACCACGTCTATGATCACAGTTCACACCTGGATCAACGACGAATACCTTAATTCATATTGGGCAGACGGTTTGATCATCGCCACTCCAACGGGTTCCACGGGATACTCACTGAGTTGTGGTGGCCCCATCATCATGCCCGGAAGTGAAAACTTTGTAATCACCCCTATAGCTCCGCATAATTTGACTGTTCGACCGTTTGTAATTCCAAACCATTATAAAATACGGCTGAAGGTTGAAACTAGAGAAGATCGCTTCCTTACTTCGGTAGATTCTAGAATCTACGCTTGCGACAGTGAGGTTGAAATTTTCTTGGAAAGAGCGGACTTTAAAATCGGAACGATTCAAACCGAAGTTCAAAACTTCCCTAGCACATTACGCAACAAGCTGTTATGGGGCTTAGACAGAAGGAATTGA
- a CDS encoding isoprenyl transferase, producing MSLIPADIDQKNIPTHVAIIMDGNGRWAKKQGFLTRMRGHEIGVEALRNIATASAELGIKYLTVYAFSTENWNRPKAEVGALMQLLVSTLGKELDTLQKNEIRLNAIGRIEDLPGKCHSELLEVMEATKGNKQMTLTLALNYSAKSEIVSAVQTISDKVAAGELKSEEINDHVIDQHMFTAGIPDPDLLIRTSGEFRISNYLLWQIAYSELYFTPVLWPEFKKEDLYDAIRNYQTRERRFGKTSEQIQST from the coding sequence ATGAGTTTGATCCCCGCGGATATCGACCAAAAGAACATTCCTACCCATGTGGCTATCATCATGGATGGCAATGGTCGCTGGGCTAAAAAGCAAGGATTTTTAACCCGTATGCGCGGACACGAAATTGGTGTAGAAGCACTGCGCAATATCGCAACTGCTAGTGCTGAATTGGGGATTAAGTACCTCACCGTATACGCCTTTTCGACGGAGAACTGGAACCGTCCAAAAGCTGAAGTAGGCGCGTTGATGCAACTCCTCGTTTCTACCTTAGGGAAGGAACTCGACACCCTTCAGAAAAATGAAATTCGCCTGAACGCCATTGGAAGAATTGAAGACCTTCCAGGCAAGTGCCATTCCGAACTTTTAGAAGTAATGGAAGCCACTAAGGGCAATAAGCAAATGACACTCACGTTAGCCCTCAATTACAGTGCTAAATCCGAGATTGTGTCAGCCGTTCAAACCATATCCGACAAAGTAGCTGCCGGAGAATTGAAAAGTGAAGAAATCAATGACCATGTCATTGACCAGCATATGTTTACAGCCGGAATTCCCGACCCTGACCTACTCATCAGAACCAGTGGTGAATTCCGCATTAGTAATTATCTCCTCTGGCAAATTGCCTACTCCGAACTCTACTTTACGCCGGTCCTTTGGCCCGAATTCAAAAAAGAAGACCTTTACGACGCTATTCGGAATTACCAAACCCGAGAACGTAGATTTGGTAAAACTAGCGAGCAGATCCAGAGCACTTGA
- a CDS encoding pyridoxine 5'-phosphate synthase codes for MTNLSVNINKVATLRNARGGNVPNVLQTALDSERFGAQGITVHPRPDERHIRYSDARELAPAVTTEFNIEGYPDEKFISLVLETKPAQVTLVPDGPDVLTSNAGWDTRAHADFLQPIIQRFKEAGIRVSLFIETDEDLIRGAAELGADRIELYTEAFAVNHASMGANAATPYAKSAELAHSLGLGVNAGHDLSLDNLADFVAMVPHLDEVSIGHALISDALYLGLENTIQAYRRQIELGWNRREH; via the coding sequence ATGACGAATCTCAGTGTAAATATCAATAAGGTGGCCACTTTGCGAAACGCTCGCGGGGGCAATGTACCTAATGTTCTTCAAACCGCATTGGATTCTGAGCGATTCGGTGCTCAAGGGATTACTGTTCATCCTCGTCCTGATGAACGCCACATTCGCTATAGCGATGCACGTGAGTTGGCGCCAGCCGTTACCACGGAGTTTAATATTGAAGGATATCCTGATGAAAAGTTCATCTCCCTTGTATTAGAAACGAAACCAGCACAGGTTACGTTGGTTCCCGATGGTCCCGATGTGCTGACGAGTAATGCGGGTTGGGATACACGAGCTCACGCCGATTTCCTTCAGCCCATCATTCAGCGATTTAAAGAGGCTGGAATTCGCGTGAGTCTTTTCATTGAAACCGACGAAGATTTGATTCGCGGTGCGGCGGAGCTAGGAGCAGACCGAATTGAATTGTACACGGAGGCTTTTGCTGTAAATCACGCATCGATGGGGGCGAATGCTGCCACACCGTATGCGAAGTCGGCGGAATTGGCCCACTCTCTGGGTTTGGGAGTAAATGCAGGTCACGATTTGAGTCTGGATAACTTGGCAGATTTTGTGGCGATGGTTCCTCATCTCGATGAAGTTTCCATTGGACATGCGTTGATTAGTGACGCACTCTATTTGGGGTTGGAGAACACGATTCAAGCGTACAGAAGACAAATTGAGTTGGGGTGGAATCGCCGCGAACATTGA
- a CDS encoding CBS domain-containing protein gives MIAQDLIQLDIIPLNTSDTVASALQKMEELGFVHWPIVEEGLYEGLLSEDLALDNDENTIIENLRHQLIHSSVKSDRHLTDAMRKYGEERVSILPVVNSDNHFLGYLLPQDILRSFGQTFGLQAPGSVLVLEVNPYDYAMSQIAQIVESNDAKILTSYIEADSDRQKYIVTIRVNYTDLSAIIASFRRYDYTIVDAWHENRYERDLKQKFDQFMNYLNM, from the coding sequence ATGATCGCGCAAGATCTCATACAATTAGACATCATTCCACTCAACACAAGCGACACCGTTGCAAGTGCACTTCAGAAAATGGAAGAGCTCGGCTTTGTGCATTGGCCTATCGTAGAGGAAGGTCTCTATGAAGGGTTGTTGTCGGAAGACCTCGCCTTGGACAACGACGAGAACACCATTATCGAGAATTTGCGTCACCAGTTGATCCACTCATCGGTAAAATCCGATCGCCATCTCACCGATGCCATGCGCAAATACGGCGAAGAAAGAGTGAGTATCCTTCCGGTGGTAAATTCCGATAATCACTTTTTGGGTTACTTGCTTCCTCAGGACATACTTCGATCATTCGGACAGACTTTTGGGCTTCAGGCACCCGGTAGTGTTCTCGTGTTAGAAGTCAACCCATACGACTATGCCATGTCACAGATTGCTCAAATTGTAGAGAGCAATGATGCGAAGATTCTGACCTCGTATATTGAAGCGGACAGCGACCGACAGAAATACATCGTTACCATCCGGGTTAACTATACCGATTTAAGTGCTATCATTGCCTCCTTTCGCAGATACGATTACACCATCGTTGACGCATGGCATGAAAACCGTTATGAACGCGACCTCAAACAAAAGTTTGATCAGTTCATGAACTATCTGAACATGTGA